A stretch of the Aminipila terrae genome encodes the following:
- a CDS encoding RNA polymerase sigma factor, with product MISEEERLLIRKAKDGDEGSFETLILSCKGKAYNIALRYVKNENDAMDVLQESFIKIFRHLGKFNEESKFETWVYRIVVNSCYDFLRKYKNKYDEIPIAPNDNQDEKTLEIPDHTPPPEEVILNSEQSTYILECLEKIPIDHKKVIILRDIQGLSYEEISVILECSTGTVKSRISRARKNLKEVYLNNDA from the coding sequence ATGATTTCTGAAGAAGAAAGATTATTAATCAGAAAAGCAAAAGATGGAGACGAGGGTAGCTTTGAGACCCTCATTTTGTCATGCAAAGGAAAAGCCTATAATATTGCCCTGAGATATGTCAAAAACGAAAATGATGCTATGGATGTACTGCAGGAAAGCTTTATAAAAATATTCCGTCATCTGGGAAAATTTAATGAGGAAAGTAAATTTGAAACCTGGGTATATCGGATAGTAGTTAATTCCTGTTATGACTTTTTACGAAAATATAAAAATAAATATGATGAAATACCTATTGCTCCAAATGATAATCAGGATGAAAAGACGCTGGAGATTCCAGACCATACGCCTCCGCCAGAAGAGGTTATCCTGAACAGTGAGCAAAGTACATACATTTTAGAATGTCTTGAAAAAATACCCATAGATCATAAAAAAGTTATTATTTTAAGAGACATACAAGGGCTTTCATACGAAGAAATTTCAGTAATACTGGAATGCTCAACTGGAACTGTTAAATCCCGGATATCAAGAGCCCGAAAGAATCTAAAAGAAGTCTATTTAAATAATGATGCATAA
- a CDS encoding YhgE/Pip domain-containing protein, whose protein sequence is MNTIIRIYKRDIRRILKNSVLLIITAGLIIIPALYAWISINANWDPYGNTKNLLVAVVNNDKGTQIKNTHVNFGAEIIEKLRKNQSIGWTFVDQEEAKRGVQYGKYYASIIISEDFSSDLLSILTQDQPHKAKLIYSVNEKVNAITPKITKSGLTSLQNEIVTSFTQEVTNTVLLYLDAYGEEFEQFKDKMDNMLSQTGELESILPDMGKKINLASQLSSDIHQSVQNIQKSIPVMTNMLNQYTEMAKANNNYISRLNGQMKDISRVINTNLTNAQAKTDNAVAGLKNVNSTIITGDQVSGQDIQWVSDKLQDALTILTNNVYVLKSMDNVLNSNILSGFIDDQQGMITKLQQGVENLKLLTHEINLGQKISTDTVNDMIQSLGNVSKLLNGAEKTFNNNISPVINNFSENLMATSDNSLLLFQNAKDNLPLMSSILQDTEIATGLGSTQLKKVNDRFPAVQQDLQNAISKVKNLNNNGRLNSLMDLLRKDPQAVSNFLSNPIELQQERIYPFPNYGSAMTPFYTTLALWVSAIVLLSLLSVKVDPFENGAEIQAKEQFFGRFLTFATIAIVQALVVSAGNLFLLKAYAVSPVIFLLFSVYTGIIFNMIVYTLVSILGNVGKALALIIMVLQVSASGGTFPVQLTPRFFQNISPMLPFTYAIGGMREAQGGIIWSILMKNAAMLSVFFFISMILAIFFKEKVNKIMERFINKAKVSGLIGD, encoded by the coding sequence ATGAATACAATCATTCGTATATATAAACGAGACATCAGACGAATACTAAAAAATAGCGTTCTTTTGATCATAACAGCAGGATTAATTATTATACCAGCTCTTTATGCCTGGATTAGCATAAATGCCAACTGGGATCCTTATGGAAATACAAAAAATCTATTAGTAGCCGTAGTTAATAATGATAAAGGTACACAAATTAAAAATACTCATGTTAATTTCGGCGCTGAAATTATAGAAAAACTCAGGAAAAACCAAAGTATAGGCTGGACATTTGTAGATCAGGAAGAAGCAAAAAGAGGAGTCCAGTATGGAAAATATTATGCAAGCATCATAATATCAGAAGATTTTTCATCGGATTTGTTGTCCATTTTAACCCAAGATCAGCCACACAAAGCAAAACTAATCTATTCAGTAAATGAAAAAGTCAATGCTATTACACCTAAGATAACCAAAAGCGGTCTTACAAGCCTCCAGAATGAAATTGTAACTTCATTTACGCAAGAGGTAACAAACACGGTGCTTCTTTATTTAGATGCATATGGCGAGGAATTTGAGCAGTTTAAAGATAAAATGGATAACATGCTCAGCCAGACTGGAGAATTAGAATCAATTTTGCCTGATATGGGTAAAAAAATTAATCTGGCCAGTCAGCTGTCCAGTGACATTCATCAATCTGTCCAGAATATACAAAAAAGCATTCCGGTTATGACTAATATGCTCAATCAGTATACCGAAATGGCAAAAGCAAATAATAATTATATATCCCGGCTCAACGGGCAAATGAAAGATATTTCAAGGGTAATTAATACTAATTTGACTAATGCACAGGCTAAAACTGATAACGCTGTAGCCGGGCTAAAAAATGTTAACAGTACAATCATAACAGGTGACCAGGTAAGCGGTCAGGATATACAATGGGTTAGCGATAAGTTGCAGGATGCACTTACCATTCTTACAAATAATGTTTATGTTTTAAAATCAATGGACAATGTACTGAACAGCAATATTCTTTCTGGGTTTATTGACGATCAGCAGGGAATGATAACTAAGCTTCAGCAAGGTGTAGAGAACCTGAAACTTTTAACTCATGAGATAAATCTGGGTCAGAAGATTTCCACTGATACAGTGAATGACATGATTCAGTCACTAGGGAATGTTTCAAAGCTTTTAAATGGGGCAGAGAAGACTTTTAATAATAATATTTCACCTGTGATTAACAACTTTTCTGAAAACCTTATGGCTACTTCTGACAACTCTCTGCTTTTATTTCAAAACGCAAAAGACAATCTGCCCCTTATGAGCAGTATTCTTCAGGACACAGAAATTGCAACCGGACTGGGCAGTACACAGCTTAAAAAAGTCAATGATCGGTTTCCAGCTGTCCAACAAGATTTACAGAATGCAATAAGTAAAGTGAAGAATCTTAATAATAACGGTAGATTAAACAGTCTGATGGATTTGCTCCGTAAAGACCCTCAGGCAGTCAGCAATTTTCTTTCTAATCCTATTGAATTACAACAGGAGCGGATTTATCCATTTCCCAATTATGGCTCTGCCATGACGCCTTTTTATACAACTCTTGCACTTTGGGTGAGTGCCATTGTGCTTCTTTCACTATTAAGTGTAAAAGTAGATCCTTTTGAGAATGGTGCGGAAATACAAGCAAAAGAGCAGTTTTTCGGACGGTTTTTAACCTTTGCTACCATAGCCATTGTACAGGCTTTAGTAGTCAGTGCAGGTAATCTGTTTTTACTGAAAGCCTATGCTGTAAGTCCAGTAATATTTTTATTGTTCTCTGTTTATACAGGGATTATATTTAATATGATTGTGTACACGCTGGTTTCAATCCTGGGAAACGTGGGGAAAGCTTTGGCATTGATTATAATGGTTTTACAGGTCTCTGCATCGGGTGGGACGTTTCCAGTTCAACTGACTCCCAGATTTTTTCAAAACATCAGTCCCATGCTGCCCTTTACTTACGCAATAGGTGGAATGAGGGAAGCACAGGGAGGGATTATCTGGAGCATCCTGATGAAAAATGCAGCTATGTTATCAGTATTTTTCTTTATCTCCATGATTCTTGCAATATTCTTTAAAGAAAAAGTCAATAAAATCATGGAACGGTTTATTAATAAAGCAAAAGTAAGTGGGCTAATAGGGGATTAA
- a CDS encoding P1 family peptidase, with translation MKEISINQIEGIRVGHAQSLEGGTGCTAIICDKGAWAGVDVRGGGPATRETDLLKSENMVQQIHCVMLSGGSAYGLDACSGAMAYLEKQKIGFDVGVGVVPIVCGASLFDLIVGDSTCRPDKDMGYAACVASERNNPEQGNVGAGTGATVGKYLGINRLMKSGLGIYAVQAGEIQCAAVVAVNALGDILDIDTGERIAGILTEDKASLANTEEIMLSEISAPRNVFNGNTTIGCLITNARLSKPQANKLASICHNGYARAIRPVHTSADGDSIFVMATGEAEVAPDSLGALATHVMAKAINNAVINAKPAYGLKAASDFVNNSL, from the coding sequence ATGAAAGAGATTAGTATCAACCAAATAGAGGGAATCAGAGTAGGACATGCTCAATCTTTGGAAGGGGGCACAGGCTGTACTGCTATCATATGCGACAAAGGGGCATGGGCAGGTGTTGATGTCCGTGGAGGAGGACCCGCTACAAGGGAAACGGATCTTCTTAAATCAGAAAATATGGTTCAGCAGATACACTGTGTTATGTTGAGTGGTGGCAGTGCTTATGGACTGGATGCCTGTTCAGGCGCCATGGCCTATTTAGAAAAGCAGAAAATCGGATTTGATGTAGGAGTAGGCGTGGTGCCTATCGTTTGCGGAGCCTCCTTATTTGACCTGATTGTAGGCGACAGCACCTGCAGGCCGGATAAAGATATGGGCTACGCAGCCTGCGTGGCTTCAGAGAGAAATAATCCAGAGCAGGGTAATGTGGGAGCAGGAACAGGAGCTACTGTGGGAAAATATTTGGGAATTAATCGGCTGATGAAAAGCGGACTGGGTATTTATGCAGTACAGGCAGGAGAAATACAATGTGCAGCAGTAGTGGCCGTCAATGCTCTTGGAGATATACTGGACATTGATACAGGCGAAAGGATTGCTGGAATTTTAACGGAAGACAAAGCAAGTCTTGCCAATACAGAGGAAATCATGCTTTCAGAAATATCAGCACCCAGAAACGTGTTTAATGGAAACACTACTATCGGCTGTCTCATTACTAATGCCAGATTGAGTAAGCCTCAGGCAAATAAACTGGCATCTATATGTCATAATGGTTATGCCAGAGCTATAAGGCCTGTTCATACTTCGGCAGATGGTGATTCAATATTTGTTATGGCAACTGGGGAAGCAGAAGTTGCACCAGATTCACTAGGTGCTTTAGCAACTCATGTGATGGCTAAAGCCATAAATAATGCGGTAATCAATGCTAAGCCAGCCTATGGATTGAAAGCAGCATCTGATTTTGTAAATAACAGTTTATAA
- a CDS encoding hemolysin family protein encodes MIHLLNIIVVLILVYFNAFFVATEFAMVKVRKSRIETLVNDGNNSARHTLTIVNNLNSYLSACQLGITLASLGLGWVGEPAVSKMLEPLFDLFNLSGAMVHSISFIIGFSVITAFHIVLGELVPKSLAIVNTEKIALYTALPLIMFYKATYPIMWAFNHTTNLVLKIFGLSQADEHEDAHTDEEIKLLVEESYKHGLVDKTELALIDNIFDFSEKTVTDIMIPRTDMECIFLEDPFTEILAYALERQLTRYPVCKKDKDHVIGFIHIKDLYKQKIMGTDQKIENIIREVDFVPESMSISELLKIFKKEKNQIAVIIDEYGGTSGLITLEDILEEIVGDIQDEFNVESPEIVRNEDGTYLVSGKVHLDEIDDLLDINIEDDNIDTIGGWIYSQLKSIPQVNDKILYENYEFIIFDCDQRRINEIFIKTI; translated from the coding sequence ATGATTCATTTGTTAAATATTATCGTTGTATTGATACTTGTTTATTTTAACGCATTCTTTGTTGCTACAGAATTCGCTATGGTAAAAGTAAGAAAGTCCAGGATAGAAACGTTAGTTAATGACGGAAACAATAGTGCCAGACACACGTTAACCATTGTTAACAATTTAAACTCTTATTTGTCTGCATGCCAGCTGGGAATAACACTGGCCTCTTTAGGATTAGGATGGGTTGGCGAGCCTGCTGTTTCTAAAATGCTTGAACCCCTGTTTGATTTATTCAATCTTTCAGGTGCAATGGTTCATTCAATCTCATTCATTATAGGATTCTCTGTAATAACAGCTTTTCACATTGTTCTTGGAGAATTGGTTCCTAAATCACTGGCAATTGTCAATACAGAAAAAATAGCATTATATACGGCACTGCCCCTAATCATGTTTTATAAAGCAACTTACCCTATTATGTGGGCCTTTAATCATACCACGAATTTAGTCTTAAAGATATTTGGACTTTCACAGGCTGATGAGCACGAAGATGCCCATACAGATGAAGAAATCAAACTGTTGGTTGAAGAAAGCTATAAGCATGGTCTGGTAGATAAAACCGAATTGGCTTTAATTGATAATATATTTGATTTCTCTGAGAAAACAGTAACAGACATAATGATACCAAGAACGGATATGGAATGTATCTTCCTTGAGGACCCTTTCACTGAGATTCTGGCCTACGCTCTGGAACGACAACTGACCCGATATCCAGTATGTAAAAAGGACAAGGATCATGTGATAGGTTTCATTCATATAAAGGATTTATACAAGCAAAAAATTATGGGTACAGATCAAAAGATAGAAAATATCATCCGTGAGGTTGACTTTGTTCCAGAATCCATGTCAATTAGTGAATTATTAAAGATCTTCAAGAAAGAAAAAAACCAGATAGCTGTAATCATTGATGAATATGGAGGAACAAGCGGCCTCATAACCCTTGAAGATATTTTAGAAGAGATAGTTGGTGATATTCAGGATGAGTTTAATGTAGAAAGTCCTGAAATAGTTAGAAATGAAGATGGTACCTATCTGGTGTCGGGTAAAGTACACCTGGATGAGATTGATGATCTTTTAGATATCAACATTGAAGATGATAATATTGACACCATTGGAGGATGGATATATTCACAGTTAAAATCTATTCCACAGGTTAATGATAAAATTCTCTATGAAAATTACGAATTTATTATCTTTGACTGCGACCAGAGAAGAATAAATGAAATTTTCATTAAGACTATTTAA
- a CDS encoding histidinol-phosphatase HisJ family protein codes for MYDYHTHSFFSDDCDIPTRDMIEAAIKKGMKEIAITDHYDPDYPDQEYPFVVDFEKYHDTLLQMQAEYKDKIKIIKGLEIGIQHGETLNKCRNAAHAFPYDFILGSFHCTDNKDLYTGYFTEETDIPKAFERYYEYAHECLKDYTDFDVMGHINVVDRYLPFDKIPPYKPYMDIIHSILKQLIENGKGIEFNSSCYRYLKDGRTTPTREILSLYKELGGEIITFGSDSHNPDFIGDHYDEVLEILRNIGFRYISTFENRKVNFIPI; via the coding sequence ATGTATGATTACCATACTCATTCTTTTTTTTCGGATGACTGTGATATACCTACAAGGGATATGATAGAAGCAGCTATAAAAAAGGGAATGAAAGAAATAGCCATAACGGATCATTATGATCCAGATTATCCGGACCAGGAATACCCCTTTGTCGTTGATTTTGAAAAATATCATGATACACTGTTGCAGATGCAGGCAGAATATAAAGATAAAATTAAGATTATCAAAGGTCTTGAAATAGGTATTCAACATGGAGAGACTTTAAATAAATGCAGGAATGCTGCCCATGCTTTTCCCTATGATTTCATCCTTGGCTCTTTCCATTGCACAGATAATAAAGATTTATATACTGGTTATTTTACGGAAGAAACAGATATTCCAAAAGCATTTGAGAGATATTATGAATATGCCCATGAATGCCTGAAAGATTATACTGATTTTGATGTGATGGGTCATATCAATGTAGTAGACAGATATTTGCCTTTTGATAAAATACCACCTTATAAACCTTATATGGATATTATTCATTCAATCTTAAAGCAACTGATAGAAAATGGGAAAGGCATTGAATTTAATTCCTCCTGCTATAGATACTTAAAGGACGGAAGAACCACACCCACCCGGGAGATCTTATCATTATATAAAGAACTGGGGGGTGAAATTATCACCTTTGGTTCTGATTCACATAATCCGGATTTTATTGGGGACCATTATGATGAGGTTCTTGAAATTCTTAGAAACATTGGATTCAGGTACATTTCTACGTTTGAAAACAGAAAAGTTAATTTTATTCCCATTTAA
- a CDS encoding OPT/YSL family transporter produces the protein MSSQNTKVKYAGSFKEQLTARGLIIGSIGATILTMSSMFVALKLSSLPWPIMFVALVSMFSLKACGNTNINEINVTHTAMSAGAMVAGGLAFTLPGIWMLNKEAEIKPLTLIVITVGGVILGLIFTALIRKYFVVTKELPYPMGQAAAEALIIGDAGGKKAVMLFASMGFAAIFTLLRDVFHKIPATFMNSKMLSYGSGGGIWLSPMLISVGYIIGPVFIGIWFLGAVIGDFGILIGGQYFGIWNAATASSIKASLGIGLMVGTGLGIVVKGILPQAKEIFGAMFKKDSIGGSFIPLRWAPFVMVIIAFLFTISAHMGIVASIVTILGVWVATAMSAQCVGQSGINPMEIFGIIVLIAAKAVSAIGQTEAFFVAAAVAVACGLAGDVMNDFKAGYILKTDPKAQWIAEAVGSIIGAIVSVGVLLIIVDAYGSNVFGTEIFPAAQASAVAAMVGGISSIPAFATGLVIAVILYCINFPVMTLGLGVYLPFYLSATAFIGGMLRLFADKAFPAFEKKGTGSIIASGLLGGEAIVGVIQALVIAVGIIAK, from the coding sequence ATGTCTTCACAAAACACGAAAGTAAAATACGCTGGATCATTTAAAGAACAATTGACTGCCAGAGGGCTCATTATTGGAAGTATTGGTGCCACCATACTGACCATGAGTTCTATGTTCGTTGCATTAAAACTGAGCTCATTGCCCTGGCCAATCATGTTCGTTGCCCTGGTTTCCATGTTTTCACTTAAAGCATGTGGCAATACAAATATAAACGAAATAAACGTGACGCATACAGCCATGTCAGCCGGAGCAATGGTAGCAGGCGGACTTGCATTTACATTACCTGGCATCTGGATGCTGAATAAAGAAGCAGAAATTAAACCATTAACACTTATTGTAATAACAGTTGGTGGTGTTATATTAGGATTAATATTCACTGCATTAATCAGAAAATATTTTGTAGTTACCAAAGAACTTCCTTATCCTATGGGACAGGCAGCGGCGGAAGCATTAATTATAGGTGATGCAGGGGGGAAAAAGGCAGTTATGCTTTTTGCATCTATGGGCTTTGCTGCAATTTTTACTTTATTAAGAGATGTTTTTCATAAAATTCCGGCAACCTTTATGAATTCAAAAATGCTTTCTTATGGCTCCGGAGGAGGAATCTGGCTTTCACCCATGCTTATCTCTGTGGGATATATAATCGGTCCCGTTTTTATCGGTATTTGGTTTTTAGGTGCTGTAATAGGTGACTTTGGTATCTTAATAGGTGGTCAGTATTTCGGTATTTGGAATGCTGCAACAGCTTCTTCCATAAAAGCATCTCTGGGAATCGGTTTAATGGTGGGAACTGGTTTAGGTATCGTGGTAAAAGGTATACTGCCACAGGCTAAAGAAATTTTTGGGGCAATGTTTAAAAAAGATAGTATAGGGGGAAGCTTTATACCACTTAGATGGGCTCCTTTTGTTATGGTAATCATAGCATTTTTATTTACTATTTCAGCTCATATGGGTATTGTTGCATCCATTGTAACCATACTTGGAGTATGGGTAGCTACAGCCATGTCAGCACAATGTGTGGGACAGTCTGGTATTAATCCCATGGAGATATTCGGAATCATTGTACTTATTGCAGCTAAAGCCGTTTCGGCTATAGGGCAGACAGAAGCCTTTTTTGTAGCAGCTGCTGTAGCCGTAGCATGTGGCCTTGCAGGAGACGTTATGAATGATTTTAAAGCAGGTTATATATTAAAAACTGACCCGAAAGCACAGTGGATTGCAGAGGCAGTAGGGTCTATAATAGGAGCAATCGTCTCCGTAGGAGTTCTACTTATTATTGTGGATGCTTATGGCTCCAATGTGTTTGGAACAGAAATTTTTCCTGCCGCTCAGGCAAGTGCTGTGGCAGCTATGGTAGGAGGCATTTCAAGCATACCTGCCTTTGCCACAGGGTTAGTTATAGCGGTGATATTATATTGTATCAATTTTCCAGTTATGACCTTGGGGTTAGGTGTATACCTGCCGTTTTACCTGTCTGCTACAGCTTTTATTGGTGGTATGCTAAGACTATTTGCAGATAAAGCTTTTCCTGCATTTGAAAAAAAGGGAACAGGCTCTATTATCGCTTCAGGCTTATTGGGCGGCGAAGCAATCGTTGGTGTTATACAGGCATTAGTTATTGCTGTCGGAATCATTGCAAAATAA
- a CDS encoding anti-sigma factor family protein, which produces MKERRHRMTCLEVQDLLSAFIDNELDEEKMKEIQEHIESCPVCKQDVTELKSMLSELSGLKDVPVPEIFHEKLHEALVQEGISIRNSRDISIKHKKKIMWKRLYSLAAVFLVGLFSVILYNNNLDDFFSKQALNYSYVADDQAPVKEKSKAEDTPSHKTNKEASNANDSASSNMKTTPKESVSSSSKKDSAEVTVKRAPKTLEPEKASLQAGGAALNQAPVNAPSQNKTIESQPDMFFNSVDNTDRSEKLKSINLQNVNEELSDYLDQLDKTLAESNYEIISCTQNDEGNMWIIDITITTVNSEGQEVKEDAVYCGQDGKLWKKEL; this is translated from the coding sequence ATGAAGGAAAGGAGACATCGTATGACTTGTCTGGAAGTACAAGACTTATTATCTGCATTTATCGATAATGAGCTTGATGAAGAGAAGATGAAAGAAATACAGGAGCATATTGAAAGTTGTCCTGTATGTAAACAGGATGTTACAGAGTTAAAAAGCATGCTTTCAGAGCTATCAGGTCTGAAAGATGTTCCTGTGCCTGAAATATTCCATGAAAAGCTCCATGAGGCTCTGGTTCAGGAAGGAATCAGTATTAGAAATTCAAGGGATATTTCCATAAAACACAAGAAAAAAATAATGTGGAAAAGATTATATTCTTTAGCAGCAGTTTTTCTGGTTGGTTTATTCTCCGTTATATTGTATAATAATAATTTAGATGACTTCTTCAGTAAGCAGGCTTTAAATTATAGTTACGTGGCAGATGATCAGGCACCGGTAAAAGAAAAATCAAAAGCAGAGGATACTCCGTCCCATAAGACCAATAAAGAAGCGTCCAATGCCAATGATTCAGCCTCTTCAAATATGAAAACAACCCCTAAGGAGTCTGTAAGCTCCAGCAGTAAAAAAGATTCTGCTGAAGTAACTGTAAAGAGAGCTCCTAAAACTTTAGAGCCTGAAAAGGCCAGTCTGCAAGCGGGAGGAGCTGCCTTGAATCAGGCACCGGTAAATGCTCCTTCACAGAATAAAACCATAGAAAGCCAGCCGGATATGTTTTTTAATTCTGTTGATAACACCGATCGTTCTGAGAAACTGAAATCAATAAATCTCCAGAATGTTAATGAAGAACTTAGTGACTATTTAGACCAGCTGGATAAAACTTTAGCTGAAAGTAATTATGAAATCATTTCTTGCACCCAGAACGATGAAGGAAATATGTGGATAATAGATATAACCATTACTACAGTTAATTCAGAGGGGCAGGAAGTAAAAGAAGATGCCGTTTATTGCGGTCAGGATGGTAAGTTATGGAAAAAAGAATTATAA
- a CDS encoding formate/nitrite transporter family protein has product MKPLKPAEILDYTIETGVTKSDGSFLKLLILGIMAGAFIAFAAEGSNMAAFNLFYQPATYGLGKVLAGAVFGTGLMLVVLCGGELFTGNTLILAAVCSKRVRLFTMFRNWIIVYAGNLIGSLLIAYMMYHSGLFASGGDVLGAVTVKIAAYKTGLSFSQAFILGIMCNWLVCLAVWLSYGADTMTGKIFGIFFPIWLFITSGFEHSVANMYYIPAGILAKANEHFAELSHASAEALNNLTWSGFFIHNLIPVTLGNIVGGGIFVGIAYWFVYKKA; this is encoded by the coding sequence ATGAAGCCATTAAAACCTGCAGAGATACTTGACTACACTATTGAAACAGGAGTAACCAAGTCAGATGGAAGTTTTTTAAAACTATTAATTTTAGGGATTATGGCGGGAGCATTTATTGCTTTTGCTGCAGAAGGCTCAAATATGGCGGCATTTAATTTATTTTATCAGCCAGCTACATACGGCCTTGGAAAAGTTCTGGCTGGAGCAGTCTTTGGGACAGGCCTCATGCTGGTAGTGCTTTGTGGTGGGGAATTGTTTACGGGGAACACATTGATTCTGGCTGCTGTATGTAGTAAAAGAGTCCGCCTCTTTACCATGTTTCGTAACTGGATTATAGTATATGCAGGAAATCTGATAGGTTCTCTGCTGATTGCATATATGATGTATCATTCAGGATTGTTTGCAAGTGGAGGAGATGTTCTTGGTGCAGTTACTGTAAAAATTGCAGCATATAAAACGGGATTAAGTTTTTCCCAGGCTTTCATTCTAGGCATCATGTGCAACTGGCTTGTATGCTTAGCTGTATGGCTTTCATATGGTGCAGACACCATGACAGGGAAAATATTTGGAATTTTCTTTCCAATCTGGCTATTTATTACTTCGGGTTTTGAGCACAGTGTAGCTAACATGTATTACATACCAGCAGGTATTCTGGCAAAAGCCAATGAACATTTTGCTGAATTATCTCACGCTTCTGCTGAAGCTTTAAATAATCTCACATGGAGTGGATTTTTCATTCATAACCTTATTCCGGTAACCCTTGGAAATATAGTAGGTGGAGGCATTTTTGTAGGCATAGCGTATTGGTTTGTTTATAAGAAAGCCTAG
- a CDS encoding zinc ribbon domain-containing protein: protein MRCVHCGKEVRNNIVFCIHCGRPVKREYSHYACEYYDGLSFWDKFLNLLNGVSMEKKDYRQDARLRMTTTKNVNIKNVIKNKQNSIQELYASYTNESAANTNPKRVHGDGRRIDTHESSNVHNKQGAENFNVNNVKDSMQKSFKNFANSSEEETSASIMKTLGIILAIIFAIIRVFSGS, encoded by the coding sequence ATGCGTTGCGTACATTGTGGAAAAGAAGTAAGAAATAACATTGTGTTTTGCATTCATTGCGGCAGACCTGTGAAACGAGAATATAGTCACTATGCTTGTGAATATTATGACGGACTTTCTTTTTGGGATAAGTTTTTAAATCTGTTAAATGGGGTATCTATGGAGAAGAAAGATTACAGACAGGATGCCCGCTTAAGAATGACTACAACCAAAAACGTAAATATAAAAAACGTAATTAAGAATAAGCAGAACTCTATACAGGAATTATATGCCAGCTATACGAATGAAAGTGCAGCTAATACTAATCCCAAGAGAGTTCACGGAGACGGCCGTAGAATAGATACACATGAAAGCTCAAATGTTCATAATAAACAAGGGGCAGAAAATTTTAACGTAAATAACGTAAAAGATTCTATGCAAAAATCTTTTAAGAATTTTGCTAATTCTTCTGAAGAAGAAACATCTGCAAGCATAATGAAAACTCTGGGAATTATTTTAGCTATCATATTTGCAATCATAAGAGTATTTTCTGGAAGTTAA